Proteins encoded within one genomic window of Streptomyces profundus:
- a CDS encoding MarR family winged helix-turn-helix transcriptional regulator, with amino-acid sequence MPAAGDTSPERPRLAQGWCALSALHDRIEAHAERALQVAHGLSVREFSVLDVLSGQHEGEGGHFRMTALSEAVVLSQSATTRLVNRLEDRGLLTRYLCPTDRRGIYTDVTAAGRQLLEEARPTHDAALAEALTTAAERPELAPLVAAVRAL; translated from the coding sequence ATGCCAGCAGCGGGCGACACATCCCCGGAACGCCCGAGGCTTGCCCAGGGCTGGTGCGCGCTCTCCGCGCTGCACGACCGCATCGAGGCCCATGCCGAACGGGCCCTCCAGGTGGCGCACGGGCTGAGTGTCCGGGAGTTCTCCGTGCTGGACGTGCTGAGCGGGCAGCATGAGGGCGAGGGCGGCCACTTCCGCATGACCGCGCTGTCCGAGGCGGTCGTGCTCAGCCAGAGCGCGACGACCAGGCTGGTCAACCGCCTGGAGGATCGCGGCCTGCTCACCCGCTACCTGTGCCCGACCGACCGCCGCGGCATCTACACCGATGTCACGGCCGCCGGTCGCCAGCTGCTCGAAGAGGCCCGCCCCACCCATGACGCGGCGCTCGCCGAGGCGCTGACGACGGCCGCCGAACGGCCCGAGCTGGCCCCCCTGGTGGCCGCGGTCCGAGCCCTGTAA
- a CDS encoding GNAT family N-acetyltransferase, producing the protein MDIVLRHATSDDVPEIVAMLADDPLGATRENPADLGPYQAAFARIAGDPQQHLLVADDGGPVVGVLQLSILFGLSRQGASRAMIEAVRVRADRRGSGLGGWLIRQAVEEARRQGCALVQLTSDRSREDAHRFYERLGFEATHVGFKLSL; encoded by the coding sequence ATGGATATCGTTCTGCGTCACGCCACTTCGGATGACGTTCCGGAAATCGTCGCCATGCTGGCCGACGACCCACTCGGCGCCACTCGGGAGAACCCGGCCGATCTGGGCCCCTATCAGGCCGCCTTCGCCCGCATCGCCGGCGACCCACAGCAGCATCTGCTGGTCGCCGACGACGGGGGGCCGGTGGTCGGGGTGCTCCAGCTGAGCATCCTCTTCGGGCTCTCCCGCCAGGGCGCGTCCCGGGCGATGATCGAGGCGGTGCGGGTACGGGCGGACCGCAGGGGCAGCGGCCTCGGCGGCTGGCTGATCCGGCAGGCCGTCGAGGAGGCGCGGCGGCAGGGCTGCGCGCTGGTCCAGCTGACCTCGGACCGGAGCAGGGAGGACGCGCACCGGTTCTACGAACGGCTGGGCTTCGAGGCGACCCATGTGGGCTTCAAGCTCTCCCTCTGA
- a CDS encoding GNAT family N-acetyltransferase: protein MTSADELPIRRLTLADLSACLDLSDDRSWGREEHKWRLLLSAGQGYGIDAPPDDPVGGLLAAVVRTSYGGQWHAIGMMLVASRRERQGIGLRLMRHMIAEAEGAPLLLTATGNGRPLYERLGFKALGGITTLTGAFGGAPDAGTGLRPATAADMPEILAYDRPVFGADRTELLTRLASFADRILVARAPDGRLTGFGATWPNVTTTSVGPVLADDPSIGRALIGRLATDTATPARLDVGDEHPELLAWARTHGLAPVGRTTLMVLGAPEAPGDPTRRFAPYSMAHG, encoded by the coding sequence GTGACCTCCGCTGACGAGCTGCCGATCCGCCGGCTCACGCTGGCCGATCTGAGCGCCTGCCTCGACCTGTCCGACGACCGTTCCTGGGGGCGTGAGGAACACAAGTGGCGGCTGTTGCTCTCCGCCGGGCAGGGCTACGGCATCGACGCGCCGCCCGACGATCCGGTCGGTGGCCTGCTGGCGGCCGTCGTCCGCACTTCCTACGGGGGCCAGTGGCATGCCATCGGGATGATGCTGGTGGCCAGCCGCAGGGAGCGCCAGGGGATCGGGCTGCGCCTGATGCGCCACATGATCGCCGAGGCCGAGGGCGCCCCGCTGCTGCTCACCGCCACGGGGAACGGGCGCCCGCTGTACGAGCGGCTCGGCTTCAAGGCGCTGGGCGGCATCACCACCCTGACCGGCGCGTTCGGCGGCGCGCCTGACGCGGGGACCGGCCTACGGCCGGCGACGGCCGCCGACATGCCGGAGATCCTCGCCTACGACCGGCCCGTCTTCGGCGCCGACCGGACGGAGCTGCTCACCAGGCTCGCCTCGTTCGCCGACCGCATCCTGGTCGCGCGGGCACCGGACGGGCGGCTGACGGGCTTCGGCGCCACCTGGCCCAATGTGACCACCACATCCGTCGGCCCGGTGCTCGCCGACGACCCGTCCATCGGCAGGGCGCTGATCGGCCGGCTGGCCACCGACACCGCGACCCCCGCCCGGCTCGACGTGGGCGACGAGCACCCCGAACTGCTCGCCTGGGCGCGGACCCACGGCCTCGCGCCCGTCGGTCGCACCACCCTGATGGTGCTGGGCGCCCCCGAAGCGCCGGGCGATCCGACCCGGCGCTTCGCCCCCTACTCCATGGCCCACGGCTGA
- a CDS encoding MFS transporter: MPLALLALAIGAFGIGTTEFAVTGLLPEIAAEYDVSVSTAGLTATGYALGVLVGAPVTAIAGARVPRKRMLAWMMLLFVVGNIITALAPGFAMVLVGRVVASLAHGAFFGIGSVVAAGLVAPHRRATAIALMFTGLTLANVVGVPAATLLGQRAGWRLSFAAIALLGVVALVGVLTLVPRGAGDGAPGGGGGGVRRELAALRDRQVLLAMAMTVLGFGGVFAAITYVAPMMTEAAGYSEGAVTWLLMLFGLGLVVGNLVGGRFADRALMPLLLVSLTGLTVALALFTLTAHHQLAAPVTLVLIGLFGFATVPPLQKRILDRAADAPTLASAVNIGAFNLGNALAAWLGGLVLAAGAGPTWPSMVGAAMAVSALFLAALATRWDRADTAAPPRRAPGPLPSDEALPAAC; encoded by the coding sequence ATGCCTCTCGCGCTGTTGGCGCTGGCCATCGGGGCTTTCGGTATCGGCACCACGGAATTCGCGGTGACCGGGCTGTTGCCGGAGATCGCCGCCGAGTACGACGTGTCGGTCTCCACCGCCGGCCTCACCGCGACCGGCTACGCCCTGGGCGTGCTGGTGGGAGCGCCGGTCACCGCGATCGCCGGGGCGCGGGTGCCCAGGAAGCGGATGCTGGCGTGGATGATGCTGCTCTTCGTGGTGGGCAACATCATCACGGCGCTGGCGCCCGGCTTCGCCATGGTGCTGGTCGGGCGGGTGGTCGCCTCGCTGGCGCACGGCGCCTTCTTCGGCATCGGATCCGTGGTGGCGGCCGGCCTGGTCGCCCCGCACCGCCGGGCGACCGCCATCGCGTTGATGTTCACCGGGCTGACCCTGGCCAATGTGGTGGGTGTGCCGGCGGCCACGCTGCTGGGGCAGCGCGCCGGTTGGCGGCTGAGCTTCGCGGCGATCGCGCTGCTCGGCGTGGTGGCGCTGGTGGGGGTGCTGACCCTGGTGCCCAGAGGCGCGGGGGACGGCGCGCCCGGCGGTGGCGGCGGTGGCGTCCGCCGCGAGCTGGCCGCTCTGCGCGACCGGCAGGTGCTGCTCGCCATGGCCATGACCGTGCTCGGCTTCGGCGGGGTCTTCGCCGCGATCACCTATGTCGCGCCGATGATGACCGAGGCGGCCGGCTACTCGGAGGGCGCGGTCACCTGGCTGCTGATGCTGTTCGGCCTTGGCCTGGTCGTCGGCAACCTGGTCGGCGGCCGGTTCGCCGACCGGGCGCTGATGCCCCTGCTGCTCGTCTCACTCACCGGGCTGACCGTCGCGCTGGCGCTGTTCACGCTGACCGCGCACCACCAACTCGCCGCGCCCGTCACCCTGGTGCTGATCGGCCTCTTCGGGTTCGCGACCGTGCCGCCGCTGCAGAAGCGGATACTCGACCGGGCCGCCGACGCGCCCACGCTGGCCTCGGCCGTCAACATCGGGGCGTTCAACCTGGGCAACGCGTTGGCCGCCTGGTTGGGCGGGCTGGTCCTGGCGGCCGGCGCCGGGCCCACCTGGCCCAGCATGGTGGGCGCCGCGATGGCGGTCAGCGCCCTCTTCCTGGCCGCGCTGGCCACCCGCTGGGACCGGGCGGACACCGCCGCGCCACCCCGCCGGGCGCCGGGCCCCCTGCCGTCGGACGAGGCGCTGCCCGCCGCGTGCTGA
- a CDS encoding VOC family protein: protein MRHLGLVTLVVPEYDEAIAYYTDTLGFVLREDTLLAPDGKRWVVMAPSPTAETGLLLARAVGERQRSRVGDQTGGRVGFFLHTEDFDAELSRLTESGVTIEEPPRAERYGRVVVFADRYGNRWDLIQPAHGDGSSSA, encoded by the coding sequence ATGCGCCATCTGGGACTGGTCACCCTGGTCGTACCGGAGTATGACGAGGCCATCGCCTACTACACCGACACGCTCGGCTTCGTTCTGCGCGAGGACACCCTGCTGGCCCCGGACGGAAAACGGTGGGTGGTGATGGCGCCGAGCCCGACGGCCGAGACGGGACTGCTCCTGGCCCGGGCGGTGGGTGAGCGTCAGCGCTCGCGGGTGGGGGACCAGACCGGCGGCCGGGTCGGCTTCTTCCTCCACACCGAGGACTTCGACGCCGAGCTGAGCCGGCTGACCGAGTCCGGCGTCACCATCGAGGAGCCGCCCCGGGCGGAACGGTACGGCCGCGTGGTGGTGTTCGCCGACCGCTATGGCAACCGCTGGGATCTCATCCAGCCCGCCCATGGCGACGGCAGCTCCTCGGCATAG
- a CDS encoding helix-turn-helix domain-containing protein, translating into MYTEWPAGRVPGAVVWRSVVGPKAESGLVLPDGSMDLILSEGRLLVAGPDTRAHSPAKPAGSVHVGLRFAPGQGPEVLGEPAHLLVDGRVPLDDLWPGRLVRELTERVALAAAPGEALQTIAARRLREAGPAEPWRSAAVAALGRGRTVVETAGELGFSERQLRRRSLSAFGYGPKTLARVLRMQRALARARAGEALALVAARAGYADQAHLAREIRDLAGVPITRLL; encoded by the coding sequence ATGTACACGGAGTGGCCCGCCGGGCGGGTGCCGGGCGCGGTGGTGTGGCGCAGCGTCGTGGGCCCGAAGGCCGAATCGGGCCTGGTGCTGCCCGACGGGTCGATGGATCTGATCCTCAGCGAGGGGCGGTTGCTGGTGGCCGGTCCCGACACCAGGGCGCACTCTCCGGCGAAGCCGGCCGGTTCGGTCCATGTCGGGCTCCGCTTCGCCCCGGGGCAGGGGCCCGAGGTGCTCGGTGAGCCCGCCCATCTCCTGGTCGATGGGCGCGTTCCGCTGGACGACCTCTGGCCCGGCCGGCTGGTGCGCGAGCTGACGGAACGGGTGGCCCTGGCCGCCGCCCCCGGTGAGGCCCTACAGACGATCGCCGCGCGGCGGCTGCGGGAGGCCGGCCCCGCCGAGCCCTGGCGTTCGGCCGCCGTCGCCGCCCTGGGCCGGGGGCGCACGGTGGTCGAGACGGCCGGGGAGCTGGGCTTCAGCGAACGGCAGCTGCGCCGACGCAGTCTGTCGGCCTTCGGCTACGGGCCCAAGACGCTGGCCCGGGTGCTGCGGATGCAGCGGGCCCTCGCCCGGGCCAGGGCCGGGGAGGCGCTGGCCCTGGTGGCCGCTCGCGCCGGCTACGCGGACCAGGCGCATCTCGCCCGCGAGATCAGGGATCTGGCCGGCGTTCCGATCACTCGCCTGCTGTAG
- a CDS encoding methyltransferase domain-containing protein codes for MNGISSSPQPAAPAPSATRVPQDSSAAAVDYIHGYSEREAVRLGDQADVLAPLLHEGTAYPAGSRVLEVGCGVGAQTVHLLASSPGARIVSVDRSRESLGLARARVAAHAPAARVEWCHGDLFDLPFAEGEFDHLFVCFVLEHLGDPVAALRRLRPLVKPGGSITVIEGDHGSALFHPDSALARAAIDCHTRLQAAAGGDAHLGRRLQPLLAEAGYTRVTVRPRTVYADRTRPEMVRGFTRDTFIPVIASVRDQAVASGLATAEDFDRGMADLRRTAVDDGVFHYTFFKAVAHRPAMAHRPAGEGDAG; via the coding sequence ATGAACGGCATCTCCTCCTCTCCGCAGCCGGCCGCGCCGGCTCCCTCGGCCACCCGCGTTCCTCAGGACTCCTCGGCGGCGGCCGTCGACTACATCCACGGATACTCCGAGCGCGAGGCCGTCCGGCTGGGTGACCAGGCCGATGTGCTCGCTCCGCTGTTGCACGAGGGGACCGCCTATCCGGCGGGCAGCCGTGTGCTGGAGGTCGGCTGCGGCGTCGGCGCGCAGACGGTCCATCTGCTCGCTTCGAGCCCCGGGGCGCGGATCGTCTCCGTCGACCGTTCGCGGGAGTCGCTCGGGCTCGCCCGGGCGCGTGTCGCCGCTCACGCGCCGGCGGCGCGGGTGGAGTGGTGCCATGGCGATCTCTTCGATCTCCCCTTCGCCGAGGGCGAGTTCGACCATCTCTTCGTCTGCTTCGTCCTGGAGCATCTGGGCGATCCGGTGGCGGCCCTGCGGCGGCTGCGGCCCCTGGTCAAGCCGGGCGGCAGCATCACCGTGATCGAGGGGGACCACGGATCGGCCCTCTTCCACCCGGACAGCGCGCTCGCCCGCGCGGCGATCGACTGCCACACCCGGCTTCAGGCAGCCGCCGGCGGGGACGCGCACCTCGGGCGTCGCCTCCAGCCGCTGCTCGCCGAGGCCGGATACACGCGGGTGACGGTCCGGCCCCGCACGGTGTACGCCGACCGCACCAGGCCAGAGATGGTGCGGGGGTTCACCAGGGACACGTTCATCCCGGTGATCGCCTCGGTGCGCGACCAGGCGGTGGCCTCCGGGCTCGCCACGGCGGAGGACTTCGACCGTGGCATGGCGGACCTGCGGCGTACCGCGGTGGACGACGGGGTCTTCCACTACACGTTCTTCAAGGCCGTGGCGCACCGCCCCGCCATGGCGCACCGCCCCGCCGGGGAGGGAGACGCCGGGTGA
- the argJ gene encoding bifunctional glutamate N-acetyltransferase/amino-acid acetyltransferase ArgJ: MANIDAASVVEWPEGFTAHAGHGGVREAGDDVSIVASDRPTVSAAVFTQSRFAGPSVLLSRGHAAEQRFRAVVTVAGNSNVATGPQGERNSAEVVALVAGMLNIAEDEVLISSTGVIGRQLPMELLRAHLGVEQAFGAGPLEVAGAMMTTDTHAKVSTRTVGGARIVGVAKGVGMVEPNMATMLAYLFTDAAVAPAALDAALRDAVDRTFNCLSVDTDTSTSDTVALLANGAAGEVDAEEFAAAVHAVCLELTEQLARDGEGATKLLRVQVTEAASPAQAKRIAKSVLNSPLVKTAVHGADPNWGRVVMAVGKNTEHAEDLAITPERVTVRFGAMEVYPSETDEGQLAKLVEIMRQDEVEIGVTLGLGDANATVFGCDLSDGYVRINADYTT; the protein is encoded by the coding sequence ATGGCGAATATTGATGCAGCAAGCGTGGTGGAGTGGCCCGAGGGCTTCACCGCCCACGCCGGGCACGGCGGGGTGCGAGAGGCCGGCGATGACGTCTCCATCGTGGCCTCGGACCGCCCCACGGTCAGCGCCGCGGTCTTCACCCAGAGCCGCTTCGCCGGCCCTTCGGTGCTGCTGAGCCGCGGCCATGCCGCAGAGCAGCGGTTCCGCGCGGTGGTCACCGTGGCGGGGAACTCCAATGTCGCCACCGGGCCCCAGGGCGAGCGGAACTCGGCCGAGGTCGTCGCCCTGGTGGCCGGGATGCTGAACATCGCCGAGGACGAGGTGCTGATCAGCTCCACCGGGGTGATCGGTCGCCAACTGCCCATGGAGCTGCTGCGCGCCCATCTGGGCGTCGAGCAGGCGTTCGGCGCTGGCCCGTTGGAGGTGGCCGGCGCCATGATGACCACCGACACCCACGCCAAGGTGAGCACGCGCACGGTCGGTGGCGCCCGCATCGTGGGCGTGGCCAAGGGCGTGGGCATGGTGGAGCCCAACATGGCGACGATGTTGGCCTACCTCTTCACCGATGCCGCCGTGGCCCCGGCCGCGCTGGACGCCGCGCTGCGCGATGCCGTGGACCGCACCTTCAACTGCCTGAGCGTGGACACCGACACCTCCACCTCGGACACCGTCGCCCTGTTGGCCAACGGAGCCGCCGGAGAGGTGGACGCGGAGGAGTTCGCCGCCGCCGTCCACGCGGTCTGTCTGGAACTGACCGAGCAGCTGGCCAGGGACGGCGAGGGCGCCACCAAGCTGCTGCGGGTCCAGGTGACCGAGGCGGCGAGCCCCGCCCAGGCCAAGCGCATCGCCAAGAGCGTGCTGAACTCGCCCCTGGTCAAGACGGCGGTGCACGGCGCCGACCCCAACTGGGGCCGTGTGGTGATGGCCGTCGGCAAGAACACCGAGCACGCCGAGGATCTGGCCATCACGCCGGAGCGGGTCACCGTGCGCTTCGGCGCCATGGAGGTCTACCCCAGCGAGACGGACGAGGGGCAACTGGCCAAGCTGGTGGAGATCATGCGGCAGGACGAGGTGGAGATCGGCGTCACCCTGGGCCTGGGCGACGCCAACGCCACGGTCTTCGGCTGCGACCTCTCCGACGGCTATGTCCGCATCAACGCCGACTACACGACCTAG
- a CDS encoding serine hydrolase domain-containing protein: MTETPAGPKTPEPAPAATSPATPSPATPSPDAEPFPETRRELAYRVARGQAEGRAPSLVATLVRDGAPVWHGGAGELPAGVPSERVRYRIGSITKALTAVLVLRLRDEGLIDLDQPVDRWLPTPHGGEATVAQLLSHTTGLASEAVGPWWERTDGGLRPELADVFGPEPLKHPRGRRFHYSNPGYALLGALVEWLRGDDWFSVLRREVLQPLGMTRTSYAAEEPAVRGWAVHPHADLRQPEPLVDTGRMAPAGQLWSTSEDLGRFAAFLLAGDEAVLGADSLAEMRVPAVPPEPADWSVLYGLGLQLVRENERLYVGHAGSMPGFVAGLWLDPEERSAAVVLANATSGPGTAGVARGLLGTLRRREPSFPAPWRPGDVDREALPLTGAWFWGTSGYVLRLGAAGAVSLTPAGGLGPRGSEFRPVGDEEWVGLTGYFAGETLRVVRTEDGRVSHLDLGSFVFTREPYAPDAGVPGGADPEGWR; the protein is encoded by the coding sequence ATGACGGAGACCCCCGCCGGGCCGAAGACGCCCGAGCCAGCCCCGGCCGCCACAAGCCCGGCCACCCCAAGCCCCGCCACCCCGAGCCCCGACGCAGAGCCGTTTCCGGAGACCCGGCGCGAACTGGCGTATCGCGTGGCGCGCGGTCAGGCCGAGGGGCGCGCGCCCTCGTTGGTCGCGACGCTGGTGCGGGACGGCGCGCCGGTGTGGCACGGGGGCGCGGGGGAGCTGCCGGCGGGAGTGCCGAGCGAACGGGTGCGCTACCGGATCGGCTCGATCACCAAGGCGCTGACCGCGGTCCTGGTGCTGCGGCTCCGCGACGAGGGGCTGATCGATCTCGACCAGCCGGTGGACCGGTGGCTGCCGACCCCGCACGGCGGCGAGGCGACCGTGGCCCAACTGCTCTCGCACACCACGGGCTTGGCGTCCGAGGCGGTGGGCCCCTGGTGGGAGCGGACGGACGGCGGGCTGCGCCCCGAGCTGGCCGATGTGTTCGGCCCCGAACCGCTCAAGCATCCGCGCGGGCGCAGGTTCCACTACTCCAACCCCGGCTACGCGCTGCTCGGCGCGCTGGTGGAATGGTTGCGCGGCGACGACTGGTTCAGCGTGCTGCGCCGCGAGGTGCTCCAGCCGCTGGGCATGACCCGCACCTCGTACGCGGCGGAGGAGCCGGCGGTGCGCGGCTGGGCGGTGCATCCGCACGCCGATCTGCGGCAGCCGGAGCCCCTGGTGGACACGGGGCGGATGGCGCCGGCCGGTCAACTCTGGTCGACCAGCGAGGATCTGGGGCGCTTCGCCGCGTTCCTGCTGGCGGGCGACGAGGCGGTGCTGGGCGCCGACAGCCTGGCCGAGATGCGGGTGCCCGCGGTGCCGCCCGAGCCGGCCGACTGGTCGGTGCTCTACGGCCTTGGCCTTCAGCTGGTGCGTGAGAACGAGCGGCTGTACGTCGGCCACGCCGGGTCGATGCCGGGCTTTGTCGCCGGGCTCTGGCTGGATCCTGAGGAGCGCTCGGCCGCCGTGGTGCTGGCCAACGCGACCTCGGGCCCCGGAACGGCGGGCGTGGCCCGTGGGCTGCTGGGCACGCTGCGGCGGCGGGAGCCGAGCTTCCCCGCGCCCTGGCGTCCGGGCGATGTCGACCGGGAGGCGCTGCCGCTGACGGGCGCCTGGTTCTGGGGCACCAGCGGCTATGTGCTGCGCCTGGGCGCGGCCGGCGCGGTGTCGCTCACGCCGGCCGGCGGCCTGGGGCCGCGCGGCTCGGAGTTCCGGCCGGTGGGGGACGAGGAGTGGGTGGGTCTCACCGGCTACTTCGCCGGGGAGACGCTGCGGGTGGTGCGCACCGAGGACGGCCGGGTGAGCCATCTCGACCTGGGGTCGTTCGTCTTCACCAGGGAGCCCTACGCGCCGGACGCCGGCGTGCCGGGCGGCGCCGACCCGGAGGGCTGGCGCTGA
- a CDS encoding phosphotransferase family protein, which translates to MKRPEQPEPGERSDAAEPLDRGALLTVARRHGVAPDDVRLAAFQGAAGWIYLLGDHLVLKVARPGAGLVADLRKEALVVPFAVRQGVRTPEMVACGEIEGPARLPYLLLRRASGSVVGANGGDPGDPGEVACQELGRELALLHGARVPPAVRDGLPVDRPVDPRPGIDRLAGLGYLSSSLADWLGAWLARLAEEAPASPEMVLIHGDIAANNLLLDDEGSLTALLDWGDAAWADPAMEFAKVPPRLLPAVLTGYLGGPEAVAEAGRSWVARALWHHLSWAVPRAMGQPDPVAKHWSAQPANRLLELLRCYAEELPSPWAGWMRSQRLP; encoded by the coding sequence ATGAAGAGACCCGAACAGCCCGAACCCGGCGAACGGTCGGACGCGGCGGAACCGCTCGACCGTGGGGCGCTGTTGACGGTCGCCCGCCGTCATGGGGTCGCCCCCGACGATGTGCGGTTGGCCGCGTTCCAGGGGGCGGCCGGCTGGATCTATCTGCTGGGCGACCATCTGGTGCTCAAGGTCGCCCGCCCCGGCGCCGGCCTCGTCGCCGATCTGCGGAAGGAAGCCCTGGTGGTGCCGTTCGCGGTGCGACAGGGCGTGCGCACACCCGAGATGGTCGCCTGCGGCGAGATCGAGGGGCCGGCGCGTCTCCCCTACCTCCTGCTGCGGCGAGCCTCCGGGAGTGTCGTGGGGGCGAACGGCGGCGACCCGGGCGATCCGGGCGAGGTCGCCTGTCAGGAGTTGGGACGCGAGCTGGCCCTGCTCCACGGAGCGCGGGTGCCGCCGGCCGTGCGGGACGGGTTGCCGGTCGATCGACCGGTCGATCCCCGTCCCGGGATCGACCGACTGGCCGGTCTCGGCTACCTCAGCAGTTCGTTGGCGGACTGGCTCGGAGCCTGGTTGGCCCGCCTGGCGGAGGAGGCGCCGGCGAGCCCCGAGATGGTCCTGATCCATGGCGATATCGCCGCCAACAACCTGTTGCTCGACGACGAGGGCTCGCTGACCGCGCTGCTGGACTGGGGCGATGCCGCCTGGGCCGATCCCGCGATGGAGTTCGCCAAGGTCCCACCGCGTCTGCTGCCGGCGGTGCTCACCGGCTATCTGGGCGGCCCCGAAGCGGTGGCCGAGGCCGGACGCTCCTGGGTGGCCCGAGCGCTGTGGCACCACCTGAGCTGGGCGGTGCCGAGGGCCATGGGGCAGCCCGATCCGGTGGCCAAGCACTGGAGCGCACAGCCCGCCAACCGGCTGCTGGAGCTGCTGCGTTGCTATGCCGAGGAGCTGCCGTCGCCATGGGCGGGCTGGATGAGATCCCAGCGGTTGCCATAG
- a CDS encoding MarR family winged helix-turn-helix transcriptional regulator: MMTAADDPVPARLRAMPSWLLTHTATQASRLVAESFAAIGARRYHYALLAALDEFGPLSQAALGRHCGIDRSDVVAAVNELAADGLVVRRQDPTDRRRNVITLTSDGRAQLGRGDEALAETQEQLMAPLSPAERAELVRLLGRLFDHHSPQSPQ; the protein is encoded by the coding sequence ATGATGACGGCCGCCGACGATCCTGTGCCGGCCCGGCTGCGGGCGATGCCCAGCTGGCTGCTCACCCACACAGCGACCCAGGCGTCCCGGTTGGTGGCCGAGTCCTTCGCGGCGATCGGCGCGCGGCGTTACCACTACGCCCTGCTCGCCGCGCTGGATGAGTTCGGCCCGCTCAGCCAGGCCGCGCTGGGGCGGCACTGCGGTATCGATCGGAGCGATGTGGTGGCCGCCGTCAACGAGTTGGCCGCCGACGGTCTGGTGGTGCGCCGCCAGGACCCGACGGATCGACGGCGCAATGTGATCACCCTGACGTCCGACGGCCGTGCCCAACTGGGGCGCGGCGACGAGGCGCTCGCGGAAACGCAGGAGCAGCTGATGGCGCCGCTCTCCCCAGCCGAACGCGCCGAACTGGTTCGGCTGCTGGGTCGACTCTTCGATCACCACTCCCCCCAGAGCCCTCAATGA
- a CDS encoding VOC family protein, with product MTPRLNMIGLVADDLRASLAFYRRLGLDLPEEAADQPHVEVTLPGGLRIAWDTVEVARTTYPDWQPPAPDSQRMALAFLCDSPAEVDTLYAELIAAGHPGEKEPWDAFWGQRYAVVCDPDGNTVDLFAWQS from the coding sequence ATGACACCGCGCTTGAACATGATCGGCCTGGTAGCAGACGACCTGCGGGCCTCCCTGGCGTTCTACCGCCGCCTCGGTCTCGACCTCCCCGAGGAGGCGGCCGACCAGCCCCATGTGGAGGTCACCCTCCCCGGCGGCCTGCGCATCGCCTGGGACACCGTGGAGGTCGCACGCACCACCTACCCCGACTGGCAGCCGCCCGCCCCCGACAGCCAGCGAATGGCCCTGGCCTTCCTCTGCGACAGCCCGGCCGAGGTGGACACGCTCTACGCCGAACTGATCGCCGCCGGCCACCCGGGGGAGAAGGAGCCCTGGGACGCGTTCTGGGGCCAGCGCTACGCCGTGGTGTGCGATCCCGACGGCAACACGGTGGACCTCTTCGCCTGGCAGAGCTGA